CGAACTGATGGGTCCATTGGGAGACCATGGGTTTCTGGTGCAGTTTCTGGAAAGGAACGGAGAAGGCCTCCATCATCTGGCCCTGGAAGTGACGGACATAGACCGGCACACCGAGGAACTCGAGCAAAACGGAGTGCGTGTCTTCGGTCGAACCGACGCCTTGGGAATGCGGTTCACGTTCCTGCATCCGAAATCCACGCTCTTGGTGGGCATGCAACTCATGCAGAGAAAGCCTCAGAAACCGTCTCGCGATCCTATGATCAAAGGTATCGACTATGTCGCGATTCGAGTGGAGCAGCCCCAGGAGGGACGGCATTTTTTCTTGCGTCAATTGGGGGCGGACATGGTTTCGAGTGAAAGGGAGCCCGTACTGGATTGTTGGTCCGACCATTTTGTTCTGGGGAAAGCCCATTTCCTTCTGCTGTACGACTTTAGGAGCGGTTCTGCCGTCGCGGCGCCGGAAGGACTCCATCACGTGGCCCTGAAAGTGGACAGCCTTTCAGACGCTGTCCGCCACCTCGAACAGTACAACGTTCTTCCTTTGGAGAACTGGTCCGGAGACCACAGCGCCCTGCTCTCTCCAGACCATACGTTTGGATGTGTGTTCAGGTTGATCCAGCGCTCGTGAGGCCGTGAAAGAAGGACTCAGTCCTCGATCAGGCATTCCGGCCATTTTCCTAATGAACTTTTTAGCTTTTTAAAATAAGCTATTGTTATAAAACATGAAATTGAATTAGAACTAAGCAAACGCATAGCGTTGCGTTTCCAATCCGCAGCAGATGCCTAGCCTTTACCGATTCAATTGACACTATAAAGGAGGGGGGCCTTGGACTTTGAACACGGTCCGGATCTTTTGATCTTTCAGCAGAAGGCCCGGGCTTTCATCCGGCAATACATGGCGCCGGAAATCGACGAGTACGATCGCAAGTCCGTGTTTCCAAGGGAGACTTTCAAGAAATTCGGGGCCCAGGGTTTCTTGGGCGCCTCGGTTCCCAAGGACTTCGGCGGACAAGGGCTCGGTACACCCGGATATTGTCTGCTGTGCGAAGAACTGGGGCGTCTGGGAGCGGGCGCGATCCACAACGGCATTTTCCAGACACAAAAGATGATCCTGGTCTGCGGATCGGAAGAGTTGAAGCAGATCTATCTGCCGGGCCTCTGTTCAGGCGACATCCACGCAGCCACGGCGATCTCCGAGCCGGACATGGGATCCAGCTTCGCCATGATGACAACCTCCGCCGGACGAGACGGCGCCTTTTATGTACTGAATGGCGAAAAAACACACATCAACGATGCCGCCGAGGCGGATCTGATCAATGTGTTCGCCAAGACCGACGCCGGTCTGAGCGTTTTTCTGGTCGAAAAGGGAACGGCCGGTTTTTTCGTAACGCAGAAACTCGACCCAATGGGTTTGAGGAGTTCTCCGATATACGCCGTTAAATTCTCGGAGTGCCGAATCCCCGAAACCAGGCTCGTTGGAACAGAAGGAGGCGGGTTGGCCGTATTTACCACTACGTTCAACTTCAGTCGTCTGGGCAACGCCAGCACGTTTATCGGCATGGCAAGAGAAGCTCTGGAAAGAGCCGTCGAGTTTGCCAAACAAAGAAAGATAGGATCGTCGTACGTGGCCGATTTCCAAGGCATAAGGTGGATAGTGGCGGATCTCCACACCAAGCTCGAGGCGGCCGTATTGCTGCGTGACAAGGCTGCCTACACCGAGGAAGCCGGCCGGGACGTCTCGAACCTCTCCTCCATGGCGAAGTACTACGCCGGCGAAATGGCTACGGAAGCCGTGATGAGCGCCATCAGGGTAATGGGGAGCCACGGATGTTACAGGGACAGTCCGTTCGAGCGATTACTCCGGGATGTGAAAGCGCTCGAGATTGCCGGAGGTACTCCCGAAATTATGAAGAATGTAATTGCATCCTCTATTCTGGGCAGGGTGCATAGATCCTGATAGATCAGGCAACTTTATGAGCTCGTCCGGCATTATGCCGACATTTATTTGTTCGAGCGGAGAATGATTATGACATTGACTCATCTAGAGTATGAAAAATTGGACGGAATCGCCCTGATTACGCTTAACCGCCCCGAGAAACTGAACGTGCTTTCCATTCCCATGGCGGAGAGCTTCATCCAGGCGCTGCAGGACGCTAAAGGTGACGC
The sequence above is a segment of the Deltaproteobacteria bacterium genome. Coding sequences within it:
- a CDS encoding VOC family protein gives rise to the protein MYKGIDHIALAAKDIAQATEFFQSAFKLDLIMPLSYPADGVHTNLVFSLGPDNELELMGPLGDHGFLVQFLERNGEGLHHLALEVTDIDRHTEELEQNGVRVFGRTDALGMRFTFLHPKSTLLVGMQLMQRKPQKPSRDPMIKGIDYVAIRVEQPQEGRHFFLRQLGADMVSSEREPVLDCWSDHFVLGKAHFLLLYDFRSGSAVAAPEGLHHVALKVDSLSDAVRHLEQYNVLPLENWSGDHSALLSPDHTFGCVFRLIQRS
- a CDS encoding acyl-CoA/acyl-ACP dehydrogenase; amino-acid sequence: MDFEHGPDLLIFQQKARAFIRQYMAPEIDEYDRKSVFPRETFKKFGAQGFLGASVPKDFGGQGLGTPGYCLLCEELGRLGAGAIHNGIFQTQKMILVCGSEELKQIYLPGLCSGDIHAATAISEPDMGSSFAMMTTSAGRDGAFYVLNGEKTHINDAAEADLINVFAKTDAGLSVFLVEKGTAGFFVTQKLDPMGLRSSPIYAVKFSECRIPETRLVGTEGGGLAVFTTTFNFSRLGNASTFIGMAREALERAVEFAKQRKIGSSYVADFQGIRWIVADLHTKLEAAVLLRDKAAYTEEAGRDVSNLSSMAKYYAGEMATEAVMSAIRVMGSHGCYRDSPFERLLRDVKALEIAGGTPEIMKNVIASSILGRVHRS